CCTGGTGGTCCGGCCTGGGGAGAAGGTGGGGGTGGTAGGCCGGACGGGCTCAGGCAAGTCGACCCTGTTCCTGGCCCTCTTCCGCATGGTGGAGCTGAACCAGGGTCAGATCTTACTGGATGGAGTGGACACCAGCCAGGTGGGACTGGCCCAGCTCAGGTGAGAGGATTaagagatgatggtggtgatatgattttaatgttttttttttcaactgaTAATGATTGGGATCTGTGCATCTGTAATAAAAGCTCTTTATAGGTGACGACATTCATCAAGCATGTCTACTTATTTTGAACTACAAAAAAATAGATGATTTTTTTACACTGTATTTGCCGCTCCCCCTTCAGGTCCAAACTGGCCATCATCCCCCAGGACCCGTTCCTGTTCAgcgggacagtgagagagaacctGGACCCATGTGGACGTCACCCTGACCCCCGGCTACTGGAGGCCCTGGAACACTGTCACCTCAGCGCTGTCATCAACTGCATCGGTgagggtgggagagaaagagagggggaagagaggattgaggacagtagaggagggagattGTGATGGTGATAGAAGGGAGATGATGAAAAATCGTGCAAATGAGAGGGTGATCTAGCAGATGAGAAATAGGAAGAGTAGTTGAattaaacagacaaacagaatgaGAGACCaatggagagaagaggggtaTCAAACAGAGGTGAAAGTAAGCCGGTACATTCCGGTACCAACAAAATAAATAGTGGTGGTACGCCGTACCAGTAAAACGTGACCCATCGCaataatttaaaggaaatgcaGAAAAAACTATATTGAATTACACCATTATTTAACATTACCGCATGTCGGCTGCATGAAAATGAGCGAGTTGACTTGAAATCGGTCCGTATACTTGTGGTTCGAAGAAAACACTAAAATGTTGGAAAGGCGGAGATAAGTGACCGAGATACGTGCGTACAGCATTGGATGCATAATTTCGGGATACAAGTGTAGTGGGCCTAATGACAATCGCCGAATGTCATTACACGTTTAGTGTTTTTGTAACAGATTTGTCTTTCCATTCAGCAAATTGCAGGTGCACTgtggatgctggaattatattGTGAGTGGCCAAACGTGCGTGGGTAGCCAACAGGAGTGCCTTTTGAAGTGATTGTTTCACAATCAAATGAAAACCTCATGACTGGTTAACAAAGTTAATAGGGATTCTATATGTAATCTAtgcatctaaactcagcaaaaaaataaacgtccctttttcaggaccctgtctttcaaagataatttgtaaaaatccaaataacttcacagatcttcattgtaaaaggtttaaacactgtttcccttgcttgttcaatgaaccatgaagaaccataaacaattaatgagcatgcacctgtggaaaggtcgttaagacactacagcttacagacggtaggcaattaaggtcacagttatgaaaaattaggacactaaagaggcctttctactgactctgaaaaacaccaaaagaaagatgcacagggtccctgctcatctgtgtgaacgtgccttaggcatgctgcaaagaggcatgaggactgcagatgtgtccagggcaataaagtgcaatgttcgtactgtgagacgcctaagaccgctacagggagacaggagagacagtggcagaccacgtgtaagaacacctgcacaggatcggtacatccgaacatcacacctgcgggacaggtacgggacaggtacaggatggcaacaacaacttcccgagttacaccaggaactcacaatcccttcatcagtgctcagactgtccgcagtaggctgagagaggctggactgatggcttgtaggcctgttgtaaggcaggtcctcaccagacaacaacatcgcctatgggcacaaacccaccgtcgattgaccagacaggactggcaaaaagtgctcttcactgacgagtcacgttttgtctcaccaggggtgatggtcggattcgtgtttatcgttgatggaatgagcattacaccgaggcctgtactctggagcgggatcgatttggaggtggagggtctgtcatggtctggagcggtgtgtcacaggatcattggactgagcttgttgtaattgcaggcaatctcaacgctgtgtgttacagggaagacatcctcctccctcatgtggtacccttcttgcaggctcatcctgacatgaccctccagcatgacaatgccaccacgcacagaacgagcaggatggctgatttcctgcaagacaggagtgtcagtgttctgccatggccagcgaagagcccagatctcaatcccattgagcacgtctggggcctgttggatcggagggtgagggctagggccattcccccccagaaatgtccgggaacttgcaggtgccttggtggaagagtggtgtaacatctcacagcaagaactggcaaatctggtgcagtccatgaagaggagatggactgcagtacttagtatctggtgtggccaccagctgcattgactattacttttgatttggaaccccctttgttcagggacacattattccatttctgttagtcacatgtctgtggaacttgttcagtttatgtctcagttgttgaatctcatgttaagtttgctgaaaataaacgcagttgccagtgagaggaagtttctttttttgctgagtttgtgtcATTCTATGATTAGACTAGTGCTGTTAGGGTGaacatattaccgccacaccggcagtcacgagCCAGGaacgcagtcaaattccacataacctgatgctgctgctgatcactagtagcctaccaaactagctaactgcctggtactcagcactctattgtccttcTAATCACTCTGATGCAAACGTAATcgatgagctcatgttgcgcaacatttctataggctatgcaattgcgggaGAAAAGTGTTTtgatgggatcctctttttaatagaggccatcagctttctataggctaggctttcctaatattaaacacattgctttgctttaaaacagaagtatagcctacctggctggcattaaAATTAACCACGGGAAaactccattcgctatttaagcgcatagattacatgtattttttcccccctgCCACTGTTCCGAGACAGGtccatgataatggtccattataAATGAAAACTAATTtgacacatattatttagtatatgtaaaggcaagattaaatcaagaatagtctaaTGGGTGACATTAGTCCTTCACTTGTGAATGATCCCACTTGTGTGCATTAAGGCAAGAAACAACTCCTATaacctagcccataggcctatatgttttgatacggtttgaatcacaactaaagtggccaaataacttcttaattTAAGCTCATTAATCAGTTTTTACAACTGGTGTAGAGCCTAACGTACATACATAGGCAGTGCGTGAGTTACACATTTGGAGAaaatcattttcaccataaaaatgcacattttataaTAAAgaattacatgcataatcacattatGGTCACTTGAGTGGCATTTTCccgctaattgattgcattttggaacatttgtgcttatagcctactgccgtgtacTCCCTTTAGAAATCGTTTGGAGAAAgcatcctttctattttattcagctatgttcaattgaattcttcatactataaaatcatgccacggaattctaagcaaatattgtctgctaaatgaactagtgtagcccacagtcaTATGGCAtcgccagatcagggcctaacataatgACAACTGTTCTTCTGAAACAGACTACATTTtcttagacaggtctaaagagacatggtattaaaataaataatagatttattgtgatggtgtaggttaTATTACATAGACTTATTAGAACATGTAGaggttccaaaggtctgcatcggtgtggaagccaggagatgccaAATGTGTTTAATAACGGTCACTTACTGTGAGACAGGCAGTTATTTGCTTTAAAatcacaaaatgtcatgaccgccacagccctagatTAGACCcatttaaaaatgttaaaaacgTGGTATGTCCTGTGCGGTAAGAAATGAATTCTACTTTCACCCCTGGTATCAAACCAAGTGAGAGTGAAAGAACAAGGAAGTAAAGGAGAgtgaggaaaggaagagagtgaAGGTAGTAATTAGTTCATGTTTGTGTCTGTAAGAGTTTGGTCAGGTGGCCTCACTAACCTCTGTGAGTGTATTTGTGTATCTTAGGTGGTCTAGGTGCTGAGGTGGGAGAGCGGggcaagtctctctctctgggacagAGACAGCTGCTGTGTCTGGCCAGGGCTCTGCTGACTGAAGCTAATGTAAGAACCAgcccacaccatccatccataccAATTACTAACATGGCTTTGAATTCTCAACCATCCGTATCAATTACAAACATGGCTTTGAATTCAACCATCCGTATCAATTACTAGCATGGCTTTATTTCTCAACCATTGTTTCCTCTCTATAGATTCTGTGCATTGACGAAGCTACAGCCAGCGTTGACCAAAAGACTGACAAACTGCTACAGCAGACAATCAGAGAGACTTTTCAAGACAAGACCGTCCTCACCATTGCCCATAGGTAAATTATTCAGTGAACACAACTTTACATAATGATCTTAAGTGCTTTAGTAGACATTTATACTGAATTATACATAACTTGAGTTTTTATGGTACATTTTTAATGTAATTTGATGTCCTAGTTTAATAAAGTGACACCTtgattttctctttctctgtcaccaGAATCAACACCATCATGGACTCAGACAGGGTGCTGGTGATGCATTCTGGGAAGGTGGTGGAGTTTGATACCCCTGCTGATCTGTGCCAAAGAGACGACTCCATTTTCTGCAAGCTGGTtggtgggaggagagagtgagaagagaagcTATCAGAGGACTAATGACAATGGGAAATGTCAATGgggatctctctctgtttccccacaGGAGGCCAGTGGTGGTCAGACTCTGTGGACCAACCAACCACCCGTCCAATGGAGGTGGTAGAAGTTGGCACTATAATAATTACTGGTCCAGGGtcggattatatatttttttatccccaTGAtcgttaaggttaggatttggtGTAGGGTAatttgatcctagatctgtagttaAGGGCGGCGACTTCTGCCTTGAGGCCCACCGACTGACATTTGACCTCAGAGAGTAAGGTCTGAATAGTCCAACCCGAGCAAGATTATTCTTTTACTACATTTTAGGAAGTCAGGTTAATTTTCTAACCTGGGCGTCATGTGGAATTTCTCTGCTTTTTATTCATGAAACACGTTAATGTGGTACGAAAGAACTGTCGATGTGTCAATGGCACAGAGGTAATGAAGAAACAATGAAAAAGTACTTGAATTGCTTTTGTATGAAGTGAGTATTTTATAGCGCTATAATGATTTGGACTGGAAAGTTGTCTTCCTAGACAAGTCAGTCATTCACTTTGCAGCATTGTCAATCATTTATGAATGTCTGAGATTCCTTTTGCACCTGGTCTGTTGACAGTATGATCTGTATAGCTAGAGTGCACAATAATGGACATTCTTCACATAGATAAAACACATGGTTACACACTGTTTTCTGTACGGACATGCTACAGACAAATATTTATCACAAATTATAAAGACAATTTAAAGTTGCTATTTCTCTTTTTGTTTGCCATTCACACAGAGCACATTTGTTTGGAAGCTCCTCACAGTATTGTTACGTCTGAGGATTTCAAGCCATTCTGTAGCAGAACTACTGTATATCAGTCATTTGAGAATGTTTCTGTTTTGTAATATACTGTAAGAGAGAACATTCAGGGAGAATCGCCTTTGCATGCAGCATTTTCAGTAGTGGTCAGTACTCTCATGTACAGTAATATGAAGGTGtaacattttcaaaataaaatggCTGCACTGGTTTTACACGTCTGGTCACTTTTTAGATTTATTGAGTTTGCTTGAACATCATTATGACAATCGTCATATTTCTATGATTTACACATCTCATGTTATTGTTTTGTTGAGTTTGGGTTGATCAAAATGTCAGTACAATTACATAATTATCATTTAATGGTAATTGGAAGGAGTAGCCCCACCTTAAAGGTATGGTTACACAGTAAGAATGTTATGATGTCTCATAAATCAGTTCTATTCAAGTCTTCATCCCTAGATCATGCCACACCTTCATTGTTGTGCCTCATAATTACCATGAGTCATGAATGAACGACCTAGCAGCCCCTCCCTTGAAACAAGACAACTctttggcacacctgcatttttGTTATATCTACAGACAATTATTATTTTCCACCTGTCTTGGTATGTCAGAGAAAAACAGAGCACTCCAGCTCACAGTTCCAATCTTGGGAGGCCAGGTTTCAGTGATCGCCCTGCCTACCTGGACTGGAGAATGTGTGTGACGGTTTGTGGCTGGGAAGGGATGCTGAAGATGGAACCAGTTTGTCTGTTTTGGGGAGGGTTTGTTTTCACTGAGTGAGGCACCTGGAAGGCATGCCGAAGGTGGAACCAGTTTGTTTGCTTTGGGGAGGGTATGCTTTCGCTGAGTGAGGCAAGGGGTAGGCAGTCCTACAGGAGTACGGAACAGCATGGACTGCTAACACTGTCACAACTTTCTCACATCGGTGGTAAAACTCCTCGGTGGCAGAGTAACAAGAAACTGCATGGTCAAAACAACCCAATGGAGACTAAGGTAATATTTAGATTTGTTGTCTATTTACATTTTGAAACCTTTGCTGAAGTACTCCATCCAGACTATATGGTGCCAGGTACTATTGTAGTGTTTACAAAGTCCACAATGATGTCATTGTAAGGgtcagtacaactgaatgcattcaactggaaTGTGTCTTCCACTTGTTACCTAacgcctctgaatcagagaggtgcagggggctgacTTGGGGAAAATCTCAGTCAGCCTCGAATCTCTTACAGCTCTGCACCATGTGAATGAATGTCAAACAATAGGAATTATTTGAACAGAGTAAATGTCAATAACGTGCCATGTTTCATGAAATATGATTGCAGCATTTAGCTTACTGTCAGTGCACTCGTCTTTATGAGTgaatatacaggtaactgacaaaataaaggaaacaccaacataaagtgtcttaatagggcgttgggccaccatgaTCCACatcagcttcaatgcaccttggcatagattctacaagtgtctggaactctgttggagggatgcgacaccagtTTTCCACtggaaattccataatttggggttttgttgatgttggtgtaaaatgctgtctcaggccCCACTCCATGGCATTTGGTTTtcattgttttcatgctcatcaaaccattcagtgaccacttatgccctgtggatgggggcattgtcatcttgtggatgggggcattgtcatcttATGGGTGCGTAGCCAaaatgggggcatagccatggtagccaaaataatgggcaaactAATGGCCTGCCAAGCATACTTTGTATCAATATACCCTTATTTATTCAAGTGTTTcaattattttggcagttacctgtagttaTTGTTGGGCGTGTGGCATAATTACATTCAATCTCTGCTCCTGAATTAAGTTATTTAATTCAAAACATTATGGCGGACTTAAAAGCAATAGGGGAATACTGAAACACATAGTTTAATAAGTCTGAGTGATTAATATTTGTACATATTCATGTTTTGGATGTACAGTATTTGATGATGAAGttaatgatgatgattatgataaTTGTGGAACTAATTATTGTTCTTAGAGCAGCAGTCTCGCTAAGCATGTGACACAAATCACTTACAGGACTTGAAAGAACATACTGGAAGCGATTGTTTACAAATCGCTTTATTTGAGCCCCTGCCACGGCAAGCTTTTCATAATAGAAACTGATGGGTGTGGTCATTTCTGCGTTTACACCcgactgtagtgcactatatatatatatatatatatatatatatatatatacatggagGAACAACGGGAACAAGTTTgtccagatatatatatatataagggggCTATGGGGGATAACTTGTTTACATATGTAAATTGGCAGATGGTTGACACCCAGGTAGCTGCCCATTTGAGGTATTCGAGGTATGGCCTTGGGACATGGAGGGAACAACGGGAACAAGTTTgtccagatatatatatatatatatatatctggacAAACTTGTTCCCGTTGTTCCCTCCATGTCCCAAGGCCATACCTCGAATACCTCAAATGGGCAGCTACCTGGGTGTCAACCATCTGCCAATTTACATATGTAAACAAGTTATCCCCCATAGCCCCCCTTTAGTTATGGTTTCAGCTGATTTAGTGTTTTATGTTCAAATGGGTAAAATGAGCTGTGGCATTATTGTCTCATTATGTTCTTTCTTTACATTTGATACTCTTGAAGGCTATGAAAGTATGCTGCAGTATTTAGGCCTACATGATTTGATTATTAGAGCATGAAACCAAGTTGAGCATTTCTTTTCAACTGATTCTGTCCTCCTCAACAGATTTAGACAGAAGAGCTTTTCATAAAGGATCATGGTATGTGAGATCATTCATCCATCAGCCATGATGATAGTAATAACAAGCATATTCCAGCACAATAAGCTAAGCAACAGGAAATGTACTTTTTGAAAAACACCTATGCCTCAGCATTACTTTCTAGAAGTGTATGCCATTTAAAACGTCTATTTAGAAAGGTGATTGTATTATAGATTTGTAAGTTATTGTaaataacatgtatttttaaGTTTATTGTTCATTGTTGGCATTTGATGTTCGGGTTATTGAAACATGACCAATGCTGAGGCCACACGCCTGTCTGCACATTTCTTATAACTATGTTTGTATGTCTGCTTTTAGCCTGGTGTCCGCAGCGGGAGGAGGCTCTCTGATGGGCTGATGCTGGAGCAATCAGAGGAAGGACAATTGGTCGTTTCCAGTGTTGACGATGGCTCCTTGGCCAATCAGGGGCTGAAAGAAGGTATGACTTTTGAGTCTCTTATTTAATACATAAACATGTTGTTGAGTCTCAAAGctcccaaaaaaacaaaaaaactagaGCTTTCACTCTTGGAATTTTTCTCAGACATTTGTGCATAAGTAAAATACATagctgtttttaaggacacatTTGGAATCATTGACATATTCGGTCACCATGCTTTAACTGTGTTTCACTTTgagaaatgttgtttttttcagGAGATGAAATTGTGGGTGCCACAATCAACTTTGACCAACTTTCGAAAGACGACGTGTTGAAAATACTGAGGTTGATGGATGATAATGGATTTGATGAGAAGGTTCAAGTTCTGACGAAAAATAATTTGCGCAAGAGTATGGGGACCTTGGACAGCATCAAAGCACCAGAGGAGGTTTGTGGAATACATTTAAAGTTAAACAGAATTACCTGAATAACAAATTAAGTCCATTTTCAAAAGGTTGTTAGATCAATTATATCTATTGTTATTGGATTGCTTCTCTTTGCAGATGTTGAAGGATTCCTATAACAGACTCAATGCCAAAATAAAGAAGTTCATGAAGGAGGACAGCTCTGGACAACCTACAGCTTCTGGGGAAAGATGCTCTCCTAATGCGCAGGTACCGAGACCTCTCTGGGCCAAGCCTGATGTCAGAGGAACAGACTCTACAGTGACTCTCAATACTCCTGGTGGAGAACTTTCGTTGCCTAATGCCAACATGAGTACAAGGGATCTCTTCCTAGCTCAATTGAATGGGTCTATAGAGGCTGATCCTGATGTCAATATCTCCAATTTACCTTCAGTAGACCTTAAAGGTTCCAAAATAGATTTAGAATTGCCAAATTCAGACATTGGCATCCCATCTGGGAAGATCAAAACACCAAGTCTTGGTAGGGCTGACTTTGCTATATCTGGACCAAGATTTAGGAATCCAGACCTGGACCTCTCAGTGGATGAGATGTGTGTATCAGATATCAGTTTGCCTGACCTCAATAGTCCAGATATTGACATACCCCCAGGTAAATTCAAACTAACGAAACCACATGCAGAACTCAAAGCTTCTGATTTCGATGTGAATGCCCCCTCTGGTAAACTGAAGATGCCCAAATTTGATAATGATGTAAAAACACCAAAGCTAATTCTCAAAGCTCCCACGATAAAAGGTGGACTTGATGCACCTGACTTGGACTTACCCAAAGTCGACCTGAAATCACCTAAATTAGATGTAAACACTCCAGATATTGACATTGATTCACCCACAGGGAAATTGAAAATGCCCAAATTGAAAATGTCAACATTTGGAATGAAGGGGCCACATATTGACAAACATGGAGATATAGAGGGACCAGACCTGAACTTGTCATCTCCCCAACTCAAGGGTCCCAAAGCAGACCTCAACATTCCAGATGCTGATATTGGCCGCCCATCAGGAAAATTCAAAATGCCAACTTTCAAGATGCCAGATTTAGGTTCCTCTGGACCAAAAGTTAAGGGGCCTGACTTTGATCTTTCAGCCCCCAAGTTTAAAGCTGGGATTGATGCCCCTGACATGGATTTACCAGACATGGACCTCAAAGCCCCTAAATTAGATGTAAACTCTCCAGATATTGACATTGATTCACCCACAGGGAAATTGAAAATGCCCAAATTGAAAATGTCAACATTTGGAATGAAGGGGCCACATATTGACAAACATGGAGATATAGAGGGACCAGACCTG
This Oncorhynchus tshawytscha isolate Ot180627B linkage group LG32, Otsh_v2.0, whole genome shotgun sequence DNA region includes the following protein-coding sequences:
- the LOC112245543 gene encoding neuroblast differentiation-associated protein AHNAK-like isoform X1; this translates as MLSLSEARGRQSYRSTEQHGLLTLSQLSHIGGKTPRWQSNKKLHGQNNPMETKPGVRSGRRLSDGLMLEQSEEGQLVVSSVDDGSLANQGLKEGDEIVGATINFDQLSKDDVLKILRLMDDNGFDEKVQVLTKNNLRKSMGTLDSIKAPEEMLKDSYNRLNAKIKKFMKEDSSGQPTASGERCSPNAQVPRPLWAKPDVRGTDSTVTLNTPGGELSLPNANMSTRDLFLAQLNGSIEADPDVNISNLPSVDLKGSKIDLELPNSDIGIPSGKIKTPSLGRADFAISGPRFRNPDLDLSVDEMCVSDISLPDLNSPDIDIPPGKFKLTKPHAELKASDFDVNAPSGKLKMPKFDNDVKTPKLILKAPTIKGGLDAPDLDLPKVDLKSPKLDVNTPDIDIDSPTGKLKMPKLKMSTFGMKGPHIDKHGDIEGPDLNLSSPQLKGPKADLNIPDADIGRPSGKFKMPTFKMPDLGSSGPKVKGPDFDLSAPKFKAGIDAPDMDLPDMDLKAPKLDVNSPDIDIDSPTGKLKMPKLKMSTFGMKGPHIDKHGDIEGPDLNLSSPQLKGPKADLNIPDADIGRPSGKFKMPTFKMPDLGSSGPKVKGPDFDLSAPKFKAGIDAPDMDLPDMDLKAPKLDVNTPDIDIDSPTGKLKMPKLKMSTFGMKGPHIDKHGDIEGPDLNLSSPNSRVPKQTSTFQMLILAAHQENSKCQLSRCQI
- the LOC112245543 gene encoding neuroblast differentiation-associated protein AHNAK-like isoform X2, whose translation is MPGVRSGRRLSDGLMLEQSEEGQLVVSSVDDGSLANQGLKEGDEIVGATINFDQLSKDDVLKILRLMDDNGFDEKVQVLTKNNLRKSMGTLDSIKAPEEMLKDSYNRLNAKIKKFMKEDSSGQPTASGERCSPNAQVPRPLWAKPDVRGTDSTVTLNTPGGELSLPNANMSTRDLFLAQLNGSIEADPDVNISNLPSVDLKGSKIDLELPNSDIGIPSGKIKTPSLGRADFAISGPRFRNPDLDLSVDEMCVSDISLPDLNSPDIDIPPGKFKLTKPHAELKASDFDVNAPSGKLKMPKFDNDVKTPKLILKAPTIKGGLDAPDLDLPKVDLKSPKLDVNTPDIDIDSPTGKLKMPKLKMSTFGMKGPHIDKHGDIEGPDLNLSSPQLKGPKADLNIPDADIGRPSGKFKMPTFKMPDLGSSGPKVKGPDFDLSAPKFKAGIDAPDMDLPDMDLKAPKLDVNSPDIDIDSPTGKLKMPKLKMSTFGMKGPHIDKHGDIEGPDLNLSSPQLKGPKADLNIPDADIGRPSGKFKMPTFKMPDLGSSGPKVKGPDFDLSAPKFKAGIDAPDMDLPDMDLKAPKLDVNTPDIDIDSPTGKLKMPKLKMSTFGMKGPHIDKHGDIEGPDLNLSSPNSRVPKQTSTFQMLILAAHQENSKCQLSRCQI